The following are encoded in a window of Microcaecilia unicolor chromosome 14, aMicUni1.1, whole genome shotgun sequence genomic DNA:
- the LOC115457090 gene encoding olfactory receptor 11G2-like yields the protein MVKEFILRGFSSNGVGQPVLFTLLFLIYTFTLTGNITIIKLVWSHPTLQKPMYIFLANLSFVEIWFTTSTMPKMLSGLLVQDNYISFTGCFLQYFFFFSLGTTECFLLAIMGYDRYLAICQPLRYNVLMSRRKCLCLGASCWIAGFTWSVLPVSLISQLPFCRENEIDHILCDTGPLLEIVCERDFTIEVACSICTSSMLLATCLFTSISYAFIIQTIIRIPSAAGRRKAFSTCASHLTVVFLMFGCTMYMYIRPSGKHPLKYDKLLATIYTIVTPFLNPIIYSLRNKEFMKVVRKVMS from the coding sequence ATGGTGAAAGAGTTTATCCTCCGTGGATTCTCCAGCAATGGGGTTGGACAGCCAGTTCTATTTACGCTATTATTTTTAATCTACACTTTCACATTGACTGGGAATATAACAATCATCAAGTTGGTTTGGTCCCACCCAACTCTTCAAAAGCCCATGTACATATTCCTTGCAAATTTGTCTTTTGTCGAAATCTGGTTCACAACTAGCACGATGCCAAAGATGCTGTCCGGTTTACTGGTTCAAGATAACTACATTTCCTTCACTGGCTGCTTCTTGCAGtattttttcttcttctccttGGGTACAACTGAATGTTTCCTTCTTGCCATCATGGGCTATGATCGATATCTAGCCATCTGCCAGCCCCTACGCTACAATGTGTTAATGAGCAGAAGGAAATGTTTGTGCCTCGGTGCTTCCTGCTGGATCGCTGGATTCACCTGGTCTGTATTGCCTGTAAGCTTAATATCCCAGCTTCCTTTCTGTCGAGAAAATGAAATCGATCACATCTTGTGCGATACGGGACCACTACTGGAAATTGTTTGTGAGAGGGATTTTACGATAGAAGTTGCTTGTTCTATATGCACCTCATCAATGCTCCTTGCTACCTGCTTGTTTACATCTATCTCTTATGCTTTTATTATACAAACCATAATAAGAATCCCTTCCGCAGCTGGGCGTCGCAAAGCCTTTTCCACCTGTGCCTCTCATCTCACTGTGGTgtttttgatgtttggatgtacTATGTACATGTATATTAGGCCATCAGGGAAGCATCCATTGAAGTATGATAAATTGTTGGCTACAATctacactattgtaactcctttTCTGAATCCCATTATCTACAGCCTACGGAACAAAGAGTTCATGAAAGTGGTGCGAAAGGTCATGAGCTGA